The Megalobrama amblycephala isolate DHTTF-2021 linkage group LG16, ASM1881202v1, whole genome shotgun sequence genome includes the window actagagaccgcgacttgagtaaaagtacaagtgctCTATCAAAAAAGTGACTTGAGTAGAAGTTGAAGTGCTCTTTAAGCACCACACTTAAGTAGAAGTACTAAAGTATTCAAaattttttgtacttaagtattgcaagtagtttattttaaaatttactactcaagtactgaaagtaaaagtacaagtattgTGTCatgtagttattaaagaaagtAGTCAAAAGTTTAAACatcatattgttttttattatttcaaatgatAAACCTAAAGGACAATCACAATTCCTTTGGCTGTAACtttttgtaaacaaaaacagattaagTGTGATTAAGTACCACTTGAGATGCAAACAAGTTGAGATGCTTTGTTTGTTGTCAGCACTTTGATTTCATtaccaaaaagtttattttcacTAATAGTCTAATTTtataccatatacaattgaataaaattaacagctagctaacaacaacttgctttgcacttttttctgttttcacctcactccagtctaaactaggctaaattattttttttaggtaaTTTTTCTACACATTGTTATATAAATAACCTAAAAATGCTGTAGTTCATTAAGATTAAatcttactaaccactcttACTAAAAAAATGGGTTAAGCACACTTATATTCTCATTTCAAGAGGTGTTctgagtaaatgatttgtttgtaacactttataatatggtttgatttgttaacactacattagttaatgtattagactaataaccagcatgaactaaccatgatcaatacatttggtactgtatttattaatctttgttaatcttagttaataaaaatacagctgttcattgtttgtatatgttacttcacagtgcacattaaatatgtaaacaaatagagagCAATTTGAGAGCAAGACAGCTCTCGTGTTGTTTTAAGACGGTGAATGCGCGTGCGCGGCCGgggcgctctctctctctctctctctctttcagtgcAGGAAAACTCCTGCATTAGTTATGTCAGTGTAAAACTATACTACCATTAACCTATAAAACACTACTACACTATAAAAACGGGCATGTGATTAAGCAGCACCAAAGGAGACATGCTctatgatttatttttggcaacaGTAGGCTGTCATAAAATAAGAGAAAGTTGACATTAGTGATGGGTCAAAAATACCATTCAACGCGCTGCGTGACAGCCTTTATGATAGCCAGCTAGTTAACGTTAAGTGAACACCGCAGCATGTCGCTAGTTAGCAAAAGGGCTTAACTTACTGATGGGATGGAAGGTGGTGTTTTTGGTTCGTCCATCTTTTTCGCTGATCAAAAGGCAGAACGGGAGCACGCGCAGTCTTCTTAATCGCTTGATTCGCTCGATGTGCCAGCTTAATCAAACCTGCCATCCACCGTTCTGGCAGTGGTAATGTGGGTTTGGAATGGAATGATtcgtaacatttttataattgtaacGAGTAACGATgcagcacataaaaaaatatcggagtaaaagtattaaactcatcgaaaatatgtactgaagtaaaagtggaagtaggagaaaaaaataatactctagtaaagtacagataccgcattttagtacttaagtacagtagtgAAGTAGTTCTACTTCGTTACTATGCATCTCtggtagtgagtggtttcattttttgaatggaGGGAATAattgcactcaccacgggccgaggaggacgggttgggcatgtggagatgacatgccccggagatccacaatataagcataaattcagggtcagccttctctgtctttcagCTGTTGTGAGACGTGAATGATCTACTTGCATGGGTTCActtgctggttctggagagctgacgggttcggaccgacggaggaggatGTTGGAGagtgactggccctggtgctcgaggagacacgactgcatacgagaacccacgcggatggcgagttggatgaagcgttcgagtcctatggagtcctcgtatgcagcgagatgcaaccgcacattAGGCTCCAATCCTTGACGAAaggtggtgatgagggcttgttcattccatccgctggtggcaGCTAGCAttctgaactgcaaggcatattcgttaacagagttatttccttgttttagattataaagtttctcaccagtcgaTGAATCCGTCAGAGGCTTCCCGAAGACctcacggaagtgagagacgaacgccgGATATGACTTTACAACAGAGCCTTTCTGGGTCCACAGAGAATCCGCCCATTgcagggccttaccttgcagttgtGAGATGATGAACGCGATTTTAGCCGTGTCGGTGGGGTAgaggtgcggttgcatctccaggaccagttcacaTTGAAGGAGAaatccgctgcattcctccgccgatcctgagtagggcgccggtttggccatgggactggcggtgaacGCTGGAGAAGGAGCGGTGATGGTGGGTGCGGAAGCTGTAGCGTTGGTGGAAGACGGTGAAGATGGTTGTggggtgagtgctcggcgcaatGCGTCCACGAGCTCCTGGAAAGGGTCGTTGGTGCTCATGCTGTTGACTGTTGTTacggtccggtcttctgttacaatggAGACACGCaggcagatgtaaaagcaaCACAGGTTTGTTTATTGGTGAAACAGCAGAGCAAAAGGTAAGGGAGTGAAGTTTAAGCAGTTCTTGAATGATGATGAGAGGGTGATACTGTCCTTATGTTGTTTTCCAGATGCGGATGGAGACTGGCGCTGGAGGATGATGgcagagacactcacacacacaggcaggtaggcacacgaggagaacaggagacgaaggagatgaaggagacgactggagcaggtaagtatagcgtttggagtccttgaggtaagcatacaagtgttcatagtgcaaacgagaccggacagtgtcTGTGACAACcggtttgttttttgttattatcTCTGACTTCGTGAGCGAATGCTCCGCGTGTGCGGTTTAGTTTGTTTGGGAGGCTTCGAGTAGCGATTGTTTGGGAAGTAAAGTGTAGCTATGTTTGGTTTGGAAAATGAGTTTTGGAAGCGCTTGAGTGCGTGTTGTTTGAAACAATAAATGGGGTAAGTTACACAAATTGAATACTGATTGAATGTGTATAACATAAGGTATACATTTATCAgtgtttatttgtgaatttggaattttgtttgtttggtaaTTTGTTTGAGGTAGCAGAAATGTAAATCATGACTTCCAATATTGAAGAGTTTATTCGTAGTCCGTCGGAAGAtcttttaaatgattattcaaaagATCAATTGTTAGCGCTTGCGAATCATTATAATGTGGGTCTTTCTGCTTGCTGATAAAAGGCTTAAAAGAGAGTTTAAAATCGATTTTGATTTCTGCTTTGGTTGAACAAAATGTACTTCAAGCTGAGCAAACAATGTCGTTTGTTCAGGCTAGCAGAATGTCTTTGTCTTATGAGCAACAGAAAGATTTACTTTTGATAGAAACACAGTCTAAGGAAAAAATcgaacagaaaaaaatagaagCAATGTATGAAATTGAAAAGAGAAAATTAGAGCTTGAGTGCTATAAAGTCATTAGTCCTGCAGCTGTCAAGCTCAAATTGCCTCCCAACTTGCGGTGCATCCACCTGGTCTTCCACATCTCATGTATTAAGCCGGTTATTCATGCTCCCGCCCGCCCCACCCATTGTCCTGTTCTTGTCGAGGGTTCTCCTGTTTACAGGGTCAGGAAAACTGCTGGATGAGTGCCGCCAGGGGCGTGGTCATCAGTATCTAGTCGATTGGGAGGGTTACGGTCCCGAGGATTCCAGCCCGGGACGTCCTGGACCGCTCGCTCATTGATGACTTCCTTCACTCTCGCCAGTCCTCTTCCTCAGGAGCGCCAGGGGGTGCTCCTCGGGGGAGGGGTACTGTCATGAGCCAGGTTTGagtgtttctttgttttctggTCTTTTTCCCTTTCCTGCTCATCTTTGATTCGTTCCAGCTGTTCCGCATTGCCGCCCGCGTTCACGCTTTCGCGTCCGCACCTGTTCTGTGTCTGTGTTGATTGCTCTGCTTACTTCTCCCTGCTCTCTGTTCATGTCTGTGTTGGGTAATTGACTACTGTTTGTTTGGCGTGCGTCCGCAGCTGCTCTTTGCTCTTGTTATATCTCTccttgtgtgtgttttcagtttTGAGTCCTGTCCCAGTCCCCGTGCCAGCTCGGGTAGCTGAATTCGTGGTCTCATCCTTTCACCGGCCTTGGTGTTCACCTTCTGCCATCTGAGACATTCCAGATCGACCACTCTGCCACAGTTGTACTGGGACACCTTTCTGGAAACGAGCTGACACTTCTCCTCTTGATCTCCAGCTGCAGCATGCTGTTTATCGACGCCTGGCAGTCTGTTtatgttctgtttctgtttggGACTCTCAATAAATACTGTGAACATTCCCTTATGCCTCTGGGTCTTCTGCAGTCGCACAACATTATATACATTAGGAGTAAATAGATTGGGTCACAGAGAAAGGggaaatgtcattaattaagtGCTTTAAACCAACCTTTATTGGACATTAATTGCATTTGTATTACTTATTTCTTACTATACTAAATAGTGAGGTGTGCACTTATAAATatacaatttgtacagtataaaatcaGTATAAAATCCATTTTCCCTATAGAAACTCCCTGTAAACCACATATGCCaacatgtactgtatatgtatgtgtgtgcttaattaattaaaacatgaattaaacattttaaggaACACTGAATATAAATGCAATTAATGTCCGATAAAGGTTGCACTTAATTAATGGCATTTTTCCATTTTCTGTGACCTAATCAAAAGTGAGAACTAGTTACGGTTAATATTGTTAACAAATCATATAAAACATCTAACTCTTCACATATgagctaattaaacaataataatttggttaattacagtgacaataaattaaagaatatagcctatatgaactatattaattaattaatatagttaattattaatacattacaATGTAGAGACTAcagtatattaaataatgtgttACCCTCTGCcatgttgttgctgttgttcattgttttcattaactgttattaaaacattatctTTACCAAACCTGAGCTTTGGTATTCCTGTTAATCCTGATagaaattttaacaataaaataattcaaattgcTTGTCTCAAATTGCTTGTCAAATATTTTGtcttttcagtttgttttgtcTTGGGGTCAGTAACTACGAACAAACACACTACATACACTTGAAATCAGATGGATTcattcttaaataaataaacaacgtTTCACTACTGTTAACCAACACACACGTCTAATGTGTCCACTCAACATGTTTATTTTCAGCTTGTACACTTTTATTTTCTACTTAATGGATctaaaattatttatgaaatacatataaatgtaattttaggTAATTTAATTCACAGTGATTGAAGAACACAGACAATGATTACAGTCATTTTGAAACATTCCCTCTAATTGGTGCAGATCTGTTGTTAAGCACTTTTCGGATTAAGTCTTTGATTTTAGCTgtgtttaaaacataaatgatgGGATTTAGCATTGGTGGAAGAGCAACTGAAAGAGATCCGTTGATGATCCTGGCATTGACAGAAGGTGCAGCAATCATATTGCATAATATGGGAATAAAGAATGATCCAACTACCAAAAGGTGAGAAACGCAGGTCTTCAGTGCTTTAAAACGTCCTTCCcaagttgtaattttacataaagcaataaaaatgCCCAGATATGACAGGACTATAATGAATGGTGGTGCTACAAGGAAAAAAGCGGTAATGATGATTGCTATAACATTATTAATGCTACTGTCATTGCATGGCATCCTCACCAATCTTCCATAGTCACAATACGAACTCTCTACCACATTGGATTTACAGAATGAAAGTCTGGTCATCAAAGATGTTGACAGTGTTACAAGAAAGGTGTTAAATGCCCATATTACTGAAAACAATATAGCCATGAACTTATTATTCACTATAGCATTATATCTTAGTGGCAAACAGATTGCAACGAAACGATCAAATGCCAGAACAACAAGAGTGTAAGTTTGCACAGTAATAAAGAAGTTCACAAAAAACATGTTTGCCAAACAATCATTATATGAGATGTACTGcgagtctgaaaaaaaaatcttcatcatgTTAGGGATCAGTGCATTACTTTCACCAATATCTGCCAAGGCCAAGTTAAACACACCAATGTACATTGGACTGTGCAGGCTCCGGTGAAGAGCTATAACGAGAAGGACTATCGAGTTCCCaattatagaaataaaatatatgataaataagAATATATAGTAATAAGTGCTGTATGGTGTACCTGTAAGCCCAGTGATGAAAAAGTGTTCTGGATGAACAATCGAGATATTCTGGGATAAACTCATAGGCAGCTTAgcgttgaaaatataaattactatGAAGAAATAACCAAAATATGGACTTTACTAAACTGTCATCTCACACTTTTAATATCTATTttcaaatgttgaaaatatatctTTATGTAAACTTTCTGCAAATATTTGAATCACAGACTTGTCTAAATAATCTTAAAGTTTTAGAGGCAGAGCAAACAATGACAGCGTCTGAACACTTGTGAGCTGCTTTGAATTAAATTAGTCTGTTATAAATGCTTGTCCTTATTCCCTCATGTCGCAAAGATCATTGGACATCTGCGTCATTGAATCTAAATATGTCTACTGATTCATCTCTTGAGAGCTTTCAGACAACACAGTGATGTAATACTTGTACTGTATATTGAAGTAAATTTTCTGGCCACAGCTTTAGTTTTGATAATCATTCTGTTCACTGGTCACAAAATTCCCCTTTGTGTTCTCATTAGTGCACATTATTTTAAGTTCAATATGTCTCTGAACTGCATTAGGAAAACTGGGTGCATTAGAAAACTGGGTGCATTAGAAAACTGGGGCATAACAGGTAAAGTAAGGTATGGCCCAGAATACGGGAAAAAGAAAGTGGCAAATGCTAAATTTAAATATGCTGTATGGTTTATCAAAAGAAATGAGGCAACCATGAGAGCAAACTCAATGGCCAAGAATAATGCATATGAATTCTGGAAAGAAGTTAAGGCTACTTCATAATAGTAAAATACCATTGCCAACTAGTATAGATGGTATTGTTGGTGCTGagaatattgttaaattgtgGAGCAAATATTATGggtatatttttaattgtatagAGAGACAGGAATTTGAAGTTAGTCATGTTCCGAATGATAAAGGTATGATTATTAGACCTGCTGAGGTCAGTTACACTATTGAGAAATTAGCAGTAAATAAAGCATGTGGCCCTGATCTAATAGCAGCAAAACATCTAAAGCATGCTAGTCAAAAATTATTAGTGTTActagctttgtgttttacaggATTTTTAATAAACAGTGTATTACCTGAATCTATGTAAAAGTCATATACCTCTATGGTACGCAATATGatatcaatgaggaaaaaaatatttgtgttgtttttcctgcttaaaattggacactttagcaatatcaataaacattttcatattttttaattgatttatttttatatgtttattgccttgaggcaacattgtaccacattggaaaaaaataaacatttggcattgtcatgcagaaaaaagaaatatatttattgaaaacataAATTTCTTTAACAAGACCCTTGAACAAACAAATGTAtctagtttttaatgtattaaaagtttcatatttaataaaaaagtaacatattatataaagcagttgccctcaggcaacattgtaccatagtgGAACACGAGTATTACCAAACCAtcatattattatgttattatatcaaGTTATCATATCCATCTTCAACCTCATCTCCATCTTCTCTCTCATCCTCACTCGCTCCCTGATGGATTTTCACTATgatttcatcttcctcatcacagTATGACCCCTCATTAACTCCACTGCCAGTGCTACCTGTGTTTTGTACCTTTTTGaagtgctatagaaaatgtgcagatcataatatatgcatatataataTGTGAATTAGTATTCTTATATGTGCATTACAAAATcatgtaaaaatgcaaaaaatgtttagataattctcactcttttccttacaaatgtaatacatttttattcaaaccTTGTCATGAgcaccagttggagtgccctaggtagccactagagggcactccaacccggactgtTCCTCACCTCACTTGTGAACTTCCTTTCCCATAACACTCATTATCCTGATTGCACctagctgttttgtgtttgatgatttgtgtctgtctatttataccctgtttgtttctgcttttgttattgaGGTTTCATTTACTGTCACTaggtttttgtgtttgttttctttgtttattgtGGACTGTTCTGTGGACTCTGACCCTTGTCTGCCTGGATTATGTTCTTGGATTGCCCAATTAAAGCTGCACATGGATCTTACCTTCTTgtctttgtgtgtttgtgacagAAACCTCAATCACACTtagatccagcagcatgagtTTTTGGGATTGTTCCTCCAGTCACCGTGGGCTGAGCGGACGGCTCGACTTCAGGCGCTGGTGGCTCTACGACAGGAGGGATGGGAGGTAGGGTGTTTTGCCCAGATGTTTTGGACGATGGCGGTGGGGCTAAAGTATAATGATGCGCTAAAGgagatttttaataaatgccTCGATGACCCTCTGCCTCAATGGGAGTTGGAAGGACTTCAGATCCTGGATTTTTGGGGCTTTGTCAATTATCTCCGCCATAGAAGCAAGTGGGCAACACCTGGTCAACCAGAACCCTACCGTAGAGACTTTCCCTCTCTGAGTCAAGACCCTGGTCTCCAAAATCCCACTGGGAGGCACAGGGTAAGGAGAAAGAGGAAAGCCAaggagtccactccagagcctgctccagcccatgagcccagtccagcccgtgagtccgctccaggcagtgagtccgctccaggcagtgagtccgctccagccagtgagtccgctccagccagtgagcccgctccagcccgtgaggcCACTGTACTGCCTACAGAGGAGTTAGGCACAGAGCCACCGCCTCACCCATGcaagaggaggaagaaggcttcTTCCATCCCTCAAGGCCCGGAGTCCTTCCCAGAGCCCGTGGTAGGCCTGGAGACCACCCCAGAGGGTGTTCTTGCGCTtcccaagcgccttgccctgtcGGCGCTGCCCAAGCATCTTGCCCTGTCGGCGCCACCCAAGCACCTTGTCCTGCCGGTGCCGCCCAGGCCGTCTGCCCAGCTGCCGCCGCCCAGGCCGTCTGCCCTGCAGAAGCCCACCTGGTCAGTTCCttcagcaccgccctggcactcagccaggactccagacctgctggaacccgcctgggcagttcctccagcaccctGCAGCCTGGACCCCAACTTTCTTGGAGCCTCCGTGGTCTGTTCCGCTGGCTCCCTCATGGCCTTCAGTCCGGGACTCTGgacctggcccaccatccctccccctggtcctcctccagtccacctccctcctgagttttttgttttatgttgtgTCAgatggagcgtctggtagccgctccatAGAGAAGGGGATACTGTCATGAgcaccagttggagtgccctaggtagccactagagggcattCCAACCCGGACTGTTCCTCACCCCACTTGtgaacttcatttcccataacacacttcctggactcattatcctgattgcacccagctgttttgtgtttgatttgtgtctgtctatttataccctgtttgtttctgcttttgttattgaGGTTTCATTTACTGCCACTaggtttttgtgtttgttttctttgtttattgtGGACTGTTCTGTGGACTCTGACCCTTGCTTCTTGGATTGCCCAATTAAAGCTGCACATGGATCTTACCTTCTTGTCTTTGTGCGTTTGTGACAAACCTATTATGCCTGTATGGCCTTATGTGATTCCATTATGGTACAACGTTGCCTTGAGGCAACACACAgtcttttgttattttctctaaaacatttgatgatatataatgtaaagttattaaaaatacttctttacttgccagtGACGGTAACTCATATTTCTGTGGGTGATTAAATGGatacaaacaagtgaaaaaaagcacttttcattggagaaaatatggagtcatgtgacattcacatgtgctgaaacaggacacaaaatggACCCCTGTTGGTCATGTTTCGGactttttgcacttttattgattagtatttgagttattTAGTCCTGACATAGGTCTGATCAATCAACTGGTGccttatattattaaaaactaaaatagaccATGTTGCCTGGAGGCAACACCATACCATAGAGGAATATATTAGTGCCAGATAAAACGATAAAATATGTAGTA containing:
- the LOC125249031 gene encoding olfactory receptor 1-like; amino-acid sequence: MSLSQNISIVHPEHFFITGLTGTPYSTYYYIFLFIIYFISIIGNSIVLLVIALHRSLHSPMYIGVFNLALADIGESNALIPNMMKIFFSDSQYISYNDCLANMFFVNFFITVQTYTLVVLAFDRFVAICLPLRYNAIVNNKFMAILFSVIWAFNTFLVTLSTSLMTRLSFCKSNVVESSYCDYGRLVRMPCNDSSINNVIAIIITAFFLVAPPFIIVLSYLGIFIALCKITTWEGRFKALKTCVSHLLVVGSFFIPILCNMIAAPSVNARIINGSLSVALPPMLNPIIYVLNTAKIKDLIRKVLNNRSAPIRGNVSK